Within the Rosa rugosa chromosome 2, drRosRugo1.1, whole genome shotgun sequence genome, the region CTCTTCATGTCTTTTATATGACAATGGTTGGACGACAAGCTTTTAAAACCGTGTCCAGGAATTCCATTCAAATTAAACACCACATCTAAAGCTCCAACCCTATCTCACTAGATGTCTCTGTCTGTCTTTTATCTTTTCTATATTTTGGTCAAATCTCTCTCTGTATCTTAGATGAAAAGAAAACACCAAAGCACAGCAAGAAATCAAGAACCCTAACCGACATATGTTAAATTGGCTCAGCATTTTCAGACACACATCGATCAGCATGAAACACAACCTACATAATTGCATTGTGCTTATGTGTTCGTCAGAATTTGCTGCACCTGAGAATGTTGACCCAATTCAGCATATATTGGTAACACCTTTGTAAATTACAATTTCAGCATCTCTAAACTTTTCTTACAGATATTATGTTTCTTTAATTAGAGGAGTAATTGTTCAAGACTGGTTTACATATTATTACAAAATTCGTTGAAATATCATCAACTACAAGAGAATTGTTGAAAATAATATCTCCATAATTTCTCACAGCTTAGGCACTACAATCAAAATGGAGAATTATACGTTAACATTCTAAAGGTGCAACAATAGAACAGCTTCCCTAACTTACCATCTGCCACCCGATGACTGCAAAGAATCAAACCTTAGTTATAAGTTTGCTCTCTACAAGACACAAACTACTTCCTTCCCCTGCTTAGCCTCTGCAAGTGGTAATTAATGCTTCCCATTGACTTGTTTTTCTTGCTCTGTAACAAAGGAGCCAGACATTTTAGAGAGAGTCTTTGAAGAAAGTTTGCAAATTGAAGAAAGGAACAGATTTTAAGCCTAATAGAAAAGGACGAGAAAAGAAAAGGGGGAAAGAAACTGTGAACATGCAGAATCCACAACAAAGGAAATCTAAAATGTACCTGAGAATCCATGCAAGTACTCAAAAGGTCCTTCTGCCTTACACACTTCTCATCACAGTTGCTGTTAAGAGCCAAGCAACTGAGAAATGTTACCATTTCCTTCATGCAAGGTTTGTGAAAAGCACCAAATTTCTTTGGATTAATGTATATCGAACCTGCTTTGCGACCCATCCTGTGATTAACACAAATAAGTGAGAAAGCAAGAAACTGTCAGGCTCGCCCAATTATAGAAACAAGGATTAGACACACAATCTAAAGGcaaataaaattacaataaaaagGAATCACTGGACATCCTTTTATAATTATGAACTATCCTCAGTATAATACCACATACTTCACATTTGGATAGTGAAGCATACAAACAAATTATTCAAATAATGATCAGTGCATTTCCATCAATGACCACTATCATTACCTCTTTCTTTAAGCTAACATAACTAGTTTCTCATAAGTGGAAGGCATTTATGCACGAATGTAATGTCTGACAGAGTAGAAAACCTAAAAATGTGAGTTTACACACCTACATGGATATAAATATTTCAGCGAAAAGTGTAAAATGTTGTAATCTGTTGCAGTCCATCACTTCAAAACCCCAATTTGTCCCTAGATTAGGATTCAGTCCCCTCATATCATCTAAAGACAGACTTATCGTAAACAAGGCAAGTAAGCCATTCCAGATCCCTGGTTCTGCTATGTTTTAACTCAACAAGTAAAGAGCAAATAATGTTTGTttaaaaagttattttagcaTCATATACTGATATATACTTCTGCTAAAATCATCACTGATTACAAAGACTGTATAGAAAATGGAATAAATCTCCACGACCAAAATCTAAAACCATAGTACAATGTGGATGCCCATCAAATTTGCCAATGTACCTCACTTATAAAGGTATAAAAGAGGGAATTTGAGAACTAGAAACTAACTAATACTAGATCCCAAGGCATGGGCTAAAAGAATTTGGAATCTCAGTTGTCTTGCACAAAAACGATTTTGTCAGAAAATGACTTAATCTTCCAGATCTATTAACCCTATGAAACTCTCATTATCACATTCACATCTATAAAGTTACCACAACTCTTTAAATCAAAAACAAATATAATTTTATTACCAACATAAAGTCATATACCCAAACAATCAAGTAGCTAACTAAAATGCAAGCTCTATAATTCTGACCAACTAAAAACATTGACAGATCTCATACAGCTAGTAGTAAAGCATAGATTTTCAGATGAAGTATTTGTTTCTTGTCCAACTGTATCATGAACATACATCCCctgtttttttatattttctttttcttgctaACTGCGCCTCACAAAGGATTAAACTTGAAAGAAAGATTATGATAAATGAAAACCATAATCAAGCACCAAATGTACGTAATGTCAAAAACCCAACAGAACATGTATATCAATGGTTGAAAATGCAATATCATACACTGCTTGAACAAGGATCAATGTACGATACTTAAATACTTGTCCAAGAAGATCGCATTCTCTAAAACAATCACAACAAGTTCAACGAAGTGTTGTAAAGCTTGAAAATCAACAACGGATATCAACACACACAAATATTGGTAAAGGATGCAGAACAATAATGAACAAATGCCCAGTTGCAAAGGAAATGAGTAAGCACTAATTCTCCCAGTTACAGTATAAATCAGCAAGCACAAAAACTAGATAGTTAAAGGGTGTATATCCGAGGGCACAAATTGACCCAGTTGAAGAGTAAATCATTTTGAAAAAGGGTAAAACCCCAATTAAATTCTATTAAAATTACAGACTCCCAATTTTACAGAACACCCTTTGCACTAAAATCAGATAGCAAAATTGAAGCACATTCATTCATAAACGGTCTTCTCTTAGACTAAagaaatcaaaacccaattttAGCAGCAGAGAAATGAGAGCATGACAAACGGACAAAGAAGGAAGAGTGAATTACCGAATCGTCTCGATTAATCGCAGAAGAAGGCGATAGAAGGGGACACTGGCACTATGGCTTTGCTGGGTTGATTGCAGAGATGTTGGAGGTTTTTCTTAGTTAGTTGGGGACTGAAAAAGATACAGCTGAAATGGGATGGGCCTAAATTACGGACCGACTCAAGCTGCCTATGCCCAAGTATCGGGCTTGGATAACTGGCTTTCATGTTTCGGCTACCCTTGTTCCAAGGTTTAAATCCATAATATTAAAGGCTTAAAATAGTGCTGtcatttggtttggtttggtttggtttagCAATTACCAAAGAGAAAAGTTGTGGAGAAGATCGACTCTGATGTAAAGCAGAAGGAAGACTTAAGGACCTAACCATCGCAGAGATGTCACGACAACTAGGGTCAAACCGCAGCAGCCACCACGCCATGTCACATCCACTGGAAGTAAATGATGTCAAAAAATTAGAAGGTACGTACCTAAGGCGGCGGCCACTGTGTTTAGGTTTTCTATTTGCTCAGTTTCGTTTTGTAATACTTTCCTGCTTTTCTAATCAGGCTTAATGTGGCTTAAATGTGAGTTGCTAAATTAACAAccttttcctttcaaaaaaaaaaaaaaaaattaacaaccTTTTCTGACAGCTGTAGAAGTTATATGTAATCTGACTCGCTAAACTTATTAATAAAAGGATACCTTCTAATGCAATAAAAAAATGCCAAATTTGTTCATTAAGATCATAAAATAAAATTGAGTCAGCACTGAATTTTCcagattgacttgccaaaataGCAAGCAATAATACATAATATATTGATTAGCCCATTGTTTTACAAAATCAGTAGCCTTCTCGAAACTATTTTTCATTCAATAAATTAAGCTAATGCTTATGCACTTGAtgcacaaacaaatcaaaattcaatCTTACACTATTGTGAGAATGAAATAATTGCCTATTCATGGTTAAGATTTGTGAGATAACCTACACAAAGACAAGAGGAAGATGAAAGGTGACGTTGATCTTGAACATTGTAAAAGGTTGTCTAGTCATCGAATCACTGATTTATTAAGGTATATAAtcagtgttctaaaaaacggccgcCCAGGCCTCCTAGGCCCTGGGTGGCAACAGACTGAGGTGATTAATGGCTGAACGGAGGCCTTAGGCAGATAGGATTTAGGTGGTCACCTAGGCGGTCTGTGTTACCGACGCCAAGTGCTCCAGCGCTTGGTTTCTGAAATTGATCGAGTCAAAGAAAGCCGACGCAAATTAGCATAAGAGagcaaaaaaatcaaaatttacaGAAGCGAAAGAGCTTGGCATATCTGTGAGGGGAAGTCTAGGGTGTCTTTGGGGAGTAGAGGTGGTTTGTTTTGGAGGTGGTCATGGACTCatggtagtggtggtggtggtggggagcCTTGTGAGGAGGTGGCGGTGGTGGCCGGAGAGTGAAGGTATTAAGGACATCGAAGCAGAAGAGGAAGAGTGGTAACCCTAGAAGAACGATCTCGGTACAATCCATGGCCTTggcttcagagagagagagagagagagttggagaCGACAAAGTGCCCTCTTCTTGACTAATGAGATGAAATTATTTGGACCTCAAGACCATTTGGGCTCGTGACTGATGAGAAATATTATTTGGGCTCATTCTATGAGCCGTTACCGAATCGGTTTTTCAGCCCAAATTAGCATTTTGTATCATTGGTTCAAACTTTCGTAAAAGGAATAATGGGTAAAAACTTTCGTAAATAAAagctagaaaaataaaattaaaattaaaaaatacaaaaccgcctaggcacCTGGGCGCTAGTCCCCTAGCCACCGCACGACTAGCGCCTAGCAATTTTTCAAACCATGTATATAATCAATAACTTATTCTTTAAACATTTTATTACATCCATGTCTTCAAATCATAATATTTATGAGGTTCCTGAATCTAAATAAATGTATGAAACAATTATACACCCAATTATCGCTAGGTTCTAACTAACCATGGTTATACTGTTTATAATTGTAAGTGTCTTCACTTATATTTAAGGTTATTTCTATTAGATTTAATGGAATGATCGAGATGTTCCAATTCCAACTCAAATAATTGCGAATTGAAATTGCTAAATTAATTTCGATTTCAAAAAGTTGATGTTTTGAATCCTATTTCTCAGATGGAGTTTTGGAATTCTTggaatttttcattttcataattTTCGATAATAATAAGGAATTCTCACATCTTCATTTTTGGATATTTTCTGTTTATCAAACGGGAGTGTCGATCCATTAATGTAAATGAAGGAAGCATTACAAATGACACCCAGAATTTCGGGTTTCGACAAAAATGGGCCATGAAAGGCAAACCTAAAGAAAACCCTAGATTCAACTAACATAATGCAACCTTAGAAATAAATCCAAGTTATAAGTAACCAAATTTTGACACTACCAGGGAAGGCTCTGAATGTAGTCAAGCGCCTTCCCTAATTTATTCATGAGTCCTAGAGAAGCCCTAcacaggggggggggggggggggtagccCCAAGACTATTAGAAGTCACAACCTCCATGCCCTCCCCCTAAGGAGGGGGTTCAACAACAGCATAAATCTTAACAGAAACGCTTCTTCTTGGCTTTTTAGAACATGCATTGGTGGAAAGCTTCTGAGGCTTCAGACTCTCCACCTTAGGGTTATTTTTCCCACTAGGAGGACAACTTACCCTCCCTTTCTTGACAGAAGAAATTTCCAACGCACCATTTCTGTTGTTCAGGACCAAATCATGTTCAATATCAAGGCTCACAATATCCGGGATAGCAAGTTTCATTAGCTTAGACCGCTTGCCACATGTGATTGAGGCTATAGACGTCTTACGCTTGGAACCAGACAAAGCTTCAACAACAGCTTCTTTAATGAGATGGACTGCACAAATCGGAACAATAGGAGCAACCGGCTTGGCTCGGAAGCACTGCATCTGTGCATCTCGCTTCACCGCTGACATCCCAAGAATGAAAAAAGTGAAGGTATGTGGCACCGCCGTGAAGAGGGAGGGAGCCTGAGCTTGCGCCAGCAGCACCGCAGCCAAGGATGAAGACGAACCGATCTGGACTGTCGCGGCAATACTCTTCTTAAAAACCCTCACCCTAgagttagggttagggtttggctTGAAAACACTCTCTTCCATGTCAGGCGCGCGGCCCAGCACAACCCGCTTTAGGGTGCCACAACATGCCACAGACCCTACAAAAATCCACTAGTTGCTCATAGCAGAAGTGGACGGTCGTCACCACCCCAGCCGTAAACTCGAAGACCTGAGGTGGATAGGCATGTTACACCACTGAGGAAATTAAGTGACACAGCAAGAtgtattatgtg harbors:
- the LOC133732689 gene encoding uncharacterized protein LOC133732689, whose product is MGRKAGSIYINPKKFGAFHKPCMKEMVTFLSCLALNSNCDEKCVRQKDLLSTCMDSQSKKNKSMGSINYHLQRLSRGRK